From the genome of Alicyclobacillus sp. SO9:
GTCACGTTTAACCTTGCATCAGACGAACTAGAGCAGAAATTTTTGCGCGAAGCGGCGGAGTCTGGTTTTGTGGGACTGTCTGGGCACCGGTCTGTCGGCGGTTGTCGTGCCTCCATTTACAATGCCCTCTCTTTGGAGGCATGTAGTCGCCTGGCCGAATTTATGCAGACTTTTCGGAAGAACAATTGAAAGTGTGGAGTGCAATCTGTGTATAAGACGATTCTGTTTGATGTAGACGGTGTGTTATTGAGTGAGGAGAGGTACTTTGATGCATCTGCCCTGACAATCTATGAATTGTTGAGCAGCTCTCGGTTTCTTGGCGTTTCCATAAGCTATCTTCCTGAATACAGGGATAACTTTAGTGACGAACAGATTCATCAGATACGATGGAGTGTTTTTGTTCAAGATACGGTTTTAAACGCAATGAAGAGCCTAGGCATCAATGCCAATTGGGATATGGTATATCTTCAATTTTTGGTGCAGTTTCTAAAATACGCAGAAGCGGTCAGCGCTGGTCCAGAGTTTTCAAAATTCGCAGCAGTTGAATCTTGGACCGAAAAATCTCTGCGGGAATTTGGCGGTATGCTGAAAGGATTGGATATTCAGACGGATTTTTCTGACTTTTCCAAGCTGTTTGAGGCATGTCGAACAAAACAGGATTTGTGGCTTGTTTTGGAACAGCGGTATCAATTGGTGTTTGGGACAAACCCGAAAATTGAGGCAGTGTTAAGAAGCTTGTGGGAGGTAGGACAGCAAACTTTTCAAGAATGGTATCTTGGGAAAAGCTATCTGCCGTCGCAGCCTGGTAACAAAACTGGTTTTGTCTTGAACGAGGTACCGGTCGTAAATCCGAAGGAAGTGAGCAAACTCTTTGCAGAGTGCGTTCGGCGCGGAGTTCGTATTGGGGTTGCCACCGGACGGCCGGAAGTGGAAACGAAAGTTCCGTTTGAAAGCTATGCCTGGGATGAATACTTTGATGAGGGATGCATTACTACTGCGTCCGACGTGCTTGAAGCGGAGACGAGCTACCCATCTTATCGCCCTTTGTCTAAGCCTCATCCGTTCTGCTACTTGCGAAGTTACATGGAGAGCCCTGACACCATTGCAGTTCTTCAAGAGGAGTTACCTCTTGAACATACGGTAGGGGACACGATTCTCATCGTTGGAGACTCCATGGCCGATTTGTTGGCTGCAAAGAGTCTGGGATGTGATTTTGCAGCAGTACTTACAGGACTTTCAGGTAAAGCAGCTCGACCTGAGTTTGAAACAGCAGGAGCCACATACATCTGGTCGGATGTGACGGATTTATGGTCGTTACTGAAAAAATAGTTATGGGAAACGCTGGTAAGGGGAGGTATTTGCCCAGCGTGTTGTTGGGGAATAACGGCAAATTTCTTCTTGTCTAAAATTCTAGAAAAACATCTTGCGGGGAGATATGGTTTCATGCTAAGATAACAATCGTCGCTTGACCAATCGACATGGAGAGATGTCCGAGTTGGCCGAAGGAGCACGATTGGAAATCGTGTAGGCGGTTTAAACCCGTCTCGAGGGTTCGAATCCCTCTCTCTCCGCCATGTGGCGGCGTAGCTCAGTTGGTTAGAGCACACGGTTCATACCCGTGGCGTCGGTGGTTCGAATCCACTCGCCGCTACCAAAGAGCACATATGAATCATCGAACTTGGTTGATTACAAGCAGAGTACGAGTTCTGTTGCCGCTTCGCAATGGAACTCGTATTGTTTATTCACTTGATGTGACAAGGGTCTTACGATGATGTAGTGACGGTGAATTCCGTTTCGATTTTTCCGTGGAGGGTTCAAATCCGTTTCAACGAGCAGGTAGAGGGCACGAGCGTATTCATGCAGGGCTGGACAGGCTGTCAGAGTGCCATTAAAATGATAAGAGATGCGTTGTGCCACCTTGGCTCAGGGGTAGAGCGGCTCACTCGTAATGAGCAGGTCGTCGGTTCGAATCCGACAGGTGGCTCCAGTTTCTCGTTGTACGCGAATAAACCGCAGTTATGGAGAATATGGACGGCCGTTGGTTCGTTCGTCACGAGTTCAATTGTAGTTGTTCATTAAAAAAACCTGCCCGAGTCGGCAGGTTTTGTGGTTTTAGGAGGGGACGTGTTACCCAAGTGAATAAATAGGAAAATCTATACGCCCTCGCTGTCCTCGTCTTCTTCCAATTCATTGTAAGCAGAGACGACCTTTTCCCATTCTGCATCGTCTTCGATTTCGGACAATACCATTTGGTCGTCTTCCTCGCCGTCAATTCGAAAGATAACGCCTTCTTCGACGTCTTCATCAATGGGTAAGAGAATTGCGTATTCAGTTTCTTCAACGCGGATGACCTCGCCGAGGATAAAATTGTGTTCCTTTCCATCCTCGTCTTCAAGAACTATTATCTCTTCTTCATCAAATTCGTGCTCATGCTCGTGTTCGTGGTCATGATTGTGTTCTGTCATAGAGTAACCCTTCTTTCTCCAATACGGAAAAATAACTAGCCCATCATAACATTGTGGGCAAAAGCCCGTCAATTCAGACACGTGCAGTGTTACTCGACGTTATCTACGTTTGCTGACGGAACAACTTGCTTCATCACGGCACTAGCCAGGCGATCACTCACTTCTTGGAGGAGACGGTTTACTTTGGATTGCGCTTCTTGAAAGGCATTGACCTCTGGTATCGTCTCCAATTTCTCCAAAAGTGATTCAGATTCCTTGGATAAGTGCTGATAGTACTGTTCGGGAACGTTCCTCGAACTAAACTCAGCAATTTGCTCCTGCAAATCCTTTAACTGCAACATCATAGACTGCGCATCAGAACACCTTTGGAGGTCTGCCTCAGCTTTTTTATATGCATCAACTTCAGGCATTTCCATAATTCTATCGGCTAACTCTTCTGCTTGCACTAACAGGTCGTTGTGTGAAATGGTAAGTCCTCCTGTCGCCACTCGTTAAACATGGTGATATTTGTTGTACTCCTTATACGGCTCTGACGGGCTGTTCTCCCCACGGTCTCCGACAACGGCTAACACGATGCCAACGATGGCCAAGATGATTAGTGCGGTATAGGAATGGACAATAACTCCGACAAGAACCAGTAAGAATAGAGAACTGAACAAAATATACTGAGTGGAAACACGCTGATGTTTGCGCTCCATCATCATTTTGGCTCCTCTCCAATGTATCCTCACTTATGGCCATTATACGGCGCGTGAAAATTCTGGTCAAAGACTATTCCGGGATGCCGCAGGGTATAAGTGAAAAAGGTGCACATTCATTTTTGAAAATGTCACAACCGATACGTAAATAGACTTGACCGCGGCTCTGCGGACTTTTAGGCTAATACATAGGCAGGTAATGTCGTTAAGGGAGGGCTTTCCATGTTGACAAATGGACTTATAGGTATGGCTGTGGCAGCCATTGGGCTGTTATTCATGTTAGGTATGAGTGCTTCGATTACGCAGGAGAAGTTTGACAAGGCACTAGAGAAGCAGAGCGGGAAAGCGAACAGATAATTGGCACAGCAAATTTTGAACTTTCAATTTCCTGACGCGGAGCAGTATGCTTTTCTGTTTGAAAATGTCCACCTGGTGATGTTGACTTGGGAGCGGGATAACGCGAAATTCCTATTCCGCATTGGTTCCCATCGAGACGACGGCGTATTGGAACTGGACTATCCGGGAAAAACATTTAACGACAGAGTTCTTGATACGCTGGAAAACATCTTTTTTATTCAGGTTCAAGAAGAAGGCGGCGATCCGGCTTCCTACGTTTTGGGCAGCTACTTTGAAGTCGAGGGTCAAATGTTTGGCGCGTATTATGAACGTTCAGTGCAAGACCAACCGGGTGTAGTGCTGTTTAAAATTGTCGGGGAAGTTCCAGACCAGCAGCTGGAAGTACCTGAAGAGGCAGAATACAAAGCGGCTGTGGAGGCCTTTTCTGCTCAGCATGCTGACATTGTGGAGATTGATGAAGCCAACAATCGATGAGGCGGCAATGATAAACACGTAGTCAACTAGTTGGTATGCAAACTAGCTCCATAAACGAAGAGGGATAACGCGACGAACGTATTGTCCGAAGCGAATCCCTCTTTTTCGTTCCAACTGGCGCCTCTTGTTATGGTTCGGTTCAGTTACTCTGATGCGACTACAGGTTATGCGAGAGAAAGTCTGAGAATTCAGCAGCTTCCTCCTCTTCTGCTATCGAAAAGGCGCTTGCAATAAACTCGAGGTCTTCCGCATCGTCCTGGCCCACTATCGCTGTGCGTCCATTCTGAATAATCGTGACCAAACTCTTTCCATAGAAGTTCTCCGTGCGTGTTATCGCAACGTCAAACCGAGTCGTGTTTCCGAGGTAGCCGACATAACGAGTCTGGGTTTGTTCCGTATTGTCATATAAGATGGACCAATCGTCCAATGGCGTCGTCTCCTAACTTAAAACCTTACATAACCTTGAGAGGTTTTCGCAAAATCATTTTCGCTTAAATCATTCAGTTCCCGACTAGCCTGCAGGAACAGGTCACGGTCTTTGTCATCTAAGGCGGCGTCAATCACGCGCCTCAGTTCGTCCTTCCGGCGGCTTCTGTCTTTGACTTCTTCCAAGACCTGTGTAACCTCTTCCGGTATGGGCAAGTCCGGCAAGTTAATAAAGACGTACAACGTCTCGTTTCTCTGAAGGAACCGCTTCAGCAATGCGTGAATCTCCTTCGGATGGCTTGCTTTAACAATCCGGTTGTTTTCATAAATCCGAGCAATCATACCGTGCCGTCCAATAATAAGCAATGGTACATTCTCCAGCACAATATTGGTAAGCTCGACTTGTTCATGAGAAGCAACCAAGAAATCCAGAATATATTCAGCGCCAGTGGGCAAAATTTTGGTCTTTAACTGAAGGAGTTCTTCCTTTGCTATCATTGTAATCGCCTCCTCATTAGACGTCCGCGGGACAATGGGTCAACTGCGGTTCAAACGCTACAAGGAGTTACATCCAGTAGGTACTAATTATTCTATGCTGCATATACGCGAAATGCATAGACCTCAGAGCAGGTATAAATCTTTGCTGTACCTATATTCTATCAAATAGGGTAAAGATATAGAAGTGAAATGACTGCCAATTCCGCAAAATTCCTTCATTATCCACAAACTCTACAACGTAAGAACCGGGAAAAGGAGATGAAGGATGTGGTCCCTTGCCTAAGACACGCCGTCTGAGCATATAAATTCTCACTTACGTTTTCGGATATAGTTTCTTTTCGTCATATGGCGAAATTTCGAACACCGCTGAATTAGTCTTCATTTTCCTTTGCCGCCGTGATACGATTACTCCAGAATTCGGGGGTGTATCCGGTGAAAAAAGCACTCATATGTTTAGATGTTCAAGAGGAATTCTTGGGTCAATCTTTGGACTACATAGCGACTTTGTGCCAGCGCTACCTGAACCGAAGTGGAGACGACTACGATGCTGTCGTCTTGACTCATTGGGTTTATCCTGAGTTAGAGGGCAAAGATACGCTGATGTTGTCTCATCCAAAGGCACTTGTGGTTGGTAAGTCGACGTTTTCTGGGCTCACCGCAGAAGTTCAGCAGTTGTTTCAAGAAAAGGGAATTGAAGAAGTACACGTGGCCGGAATCGATGCTGAAATGGCAGTCTTGGCAACCATGTTCTCGGTAGTGGACGCGGGATACAAGGTGAAAATTTTGGAACGGCTTGTGGCGTCTTACCACGGTCGCAATTGGGAGTCTATGACAATTGCGCGACACGCCATTGGAACTGAAAATGTGATACCCCTTGGCGGCGACCGGGTGTACGTGTAAATCAAGCTTACTTCAAAGCATATAGTTTGCCCTTATACGATTAGGTTCTTCGGTACATTTTGGTCTGCAACTGAACGCTTCCTCCGCACATACTACACTGTGGGGGAGGCGCTTCTTTTATGGATAGATGGGTGTATTTTGCCGGGCTTTATGAATCAAAGTTTGAAGCGTATTGCGCCGTGATGTGGGTCGAGGCCGATGAGCGAATTCGCGGAGATGTGTTACCCACAGAAGTACAGGTGTATCGTACAACCCACGGCAAATTCGGTGTCCGCTTCCGCCGCGATGCGTCAGCACAAATCTCCATGTAATTTATCTGCAGGACTCAACGAAGGAGTGTGAGTCCTGCAGGCAAGTTATGCTACAAATCCGTCTCGGTATCTGCTTCTGAGCGAACGCTTTTATCAGAGGAATCGCTTGCAAGGGCATGGTCTTCATCACTGCTCATCACACTGTCGGAAGCGTCGCCGTCCAAATGCTGCAATTCCAACTTATCCAGTGCAGAAGCGGCGTCAGTACTCGGACCCGTTTTTGTGGAATTTTGTCTCTTTGCGGCTTTTTGCTGGGAATGAAGAAGGTCTGAGTAGTCTACACTGAAAAGCGTGTCGTCCTTGTCAGATTTCACGGATTTTTTCTGGGCTGAAGGATTAGCATCAGTGCTGTTTGGCCGCTGTCCGGAGGATGTCGTCAAGCTGCTGGTCAAAGCAACCAGCGGGCACCAGCCTGTGATGCCCTCCGCAATTTTCGCGGCTCCAAGACCTGTCAGGAGTGAACGGGAGAGTGGGGACCGACGTCCGGCAATGCCGCTGCCAAACATGATGAGCCCGGCGGACAGCCTGAGATACCGGTCCAGTGTCCCGATGTTGGGTTTAAATGGATTCAAGCGGGATACCTCCTTGCTAGTGGTTTTGAGGATTCGTGAATGCAATTAGTATGTCCCGAATCTTAGTTCTCTATGTTTGACTTTGACTATCCTTGACTATTTGTTTCGAGTCGGTAATACTAGTGAAGCAGGTACATACTGAATTCAAAGGGAGATGTGATTCATGAGTTTAGTGCCAATTGTGATTGAACAGACCAGCCGCGGGGAACGCAGCTACGACATCTATTCGAGGCTTCTGAAGGACCGTATCATCTTCTTAGGTACGGCAATTGACGATACAGTTGCAAATGCAGTAGTAGCTCAGCTGCTGTTTCTTGCCGCCGACGATCCCGATAAGGACATCCAGATGTACATTAACAGCCCCGGCGGTTCTGTCAGTGCAGGTTTGGCTATTTATGACACCATGCAACACATTAAACCAGCCGTTTCAACCATGTGTGTCGGTTTGGCGGCGAGTATGGGTGCAGTACTGTTGACAGCGGGAGCCAAAGGCAAGCGCTACGCACTGCCAAACTCCGAAGTCATGATTCATCAGCCGCTTGGAGGTGCCAGGGGTCAAGCGTCTGACATTCAGATTCACGCCGAGCACATTGTGAAAACCCGTCAGAAGTTGAATCAAATCCTCAGTGACCGTTCCGGAAAACCGTTGGAACAGGTTGAAATGGACACCGACAGAGACAGATTCATGTCTGCACAAGAGGCGCAGGATTACGGATTGATTGACGAAGTCATTCGGCAGAAGGACTGACGTAGTCTTGAACATGTTGCCACAGGGAATTACAGATAAAATTCATCAGGCGGGCACGATTTCTTTCGCCCGCCTGATGGACCTTGCCTTATACTCAGAACATGGATACTATAGCGAGCGTGTTCAAATCGGACGAAAAGGAGCAGATTTTTTTACTGCCAGTCAAAGTCCGCTTTTTGGTATGACCTTAGCCGCAGCCATTGAAACAAAGTGGCAAGAGTGGGGCGAACCTCCTGAGTTGCAGGTTGTGGAAGTGGGTGCTGGACAGGGAGAGTTGGCGGAAACCATTTTGTCAGAGTTGACTGCATCAAGTCGAATAAATCACGTGTCCTATTGCATCCTCGAGCGGTCAGCGAAGTTGCGTCAAGTTCAGCATGAACGGCTTGAGCAGGCAGCACTCAT
Proteins encoded in this window:
- a CDS encoding YlbF family regulator; translated protein: MATGGLTISHNDLLVQAEELADRIMEMPEVDAYKKAEADLQRCSDAQSMMLQLKDLQEQIAEFSSRNVPEQYYQHLSKESESLLEKLETIPEVNAFQEAQSKVNRLLQEVSDRLASAVMKQVVPSANVDNVE
- a CDS encoding SAV0927 family protein — its product is MDDWSILYDNTEQTQTRYVGYLGNTTRFDVAITRTENFYGKSLVTIIQNGRTAIVGQDDAEDLEFIASAFSIAEEEEAAEFSDFLSHNL
- a CDS encoding cysteine hydrolase family protein, with the translated sequence MKKALICLDVQEEFLGQSLDYIATLCQRYLNRSGDDYDAVVLTHWVYPELEGKDTLMLSHPKALVVGKSTFSGLTAEVQQLFQEKGIEEVHVAGIDAEMAVLATMFSVVDAGYKVKILERLVASYHGRNWESMTIARHAIGTENVIPLGGDRVYV
- a CDS encoding DUF1292 domain-containing protein translates to MTEHNHDHEHEHEHEFDEEEIIVLEDEDGKEHNFILGEVIRVEETEYAILLPIDEDVEEGVIFRIDGEEDDQMVLSEIEDDAEWEKVVSAYNELEEDEDSEGV
- a CDS encoding IDEAL domain-containing protein; protein product: MIAKEELLQLKTKILPTGAEYILDFLVASHEQVELTNIVLENVPLLIIGRHGMIARIYENNRIVKASHPKEIHALLKRFLQRNETLYVFINLPDLPIPEEVTQVLEEVKDRSRRKDELRRVIDAALDDKDRDLFLQASRELNDLSENDFAKTSQGYVRF
- the clpP gene encoding ATP-dependent Clp endopeptidase proteolytic subunit ClpP yields the protein MSLVPIVIEQTSRGERSYDIYSRLLKDRIIFLGTAIDDTVANAVVAQLLFLAADDPDKDIQMYINSPGGSVSAGLAIYDTMQHIKPAVSTMCVGLAASMGAVLLTAGAKGKRYALPNSEVMIHQPLGGARGQASDIQIHAEHIVKTRQKLNQILSDRSGKPLEQVEMDTDRDRFMSAQEAQDYGLIDEVIRQKD
- a CDS encoding DUF2892 domain-containing protein, coding for MNPFKPNIGTLDRYLRLSAGLIMFGSGIAGRRSPLSRSLLTGLGAAKIAEGITGWCPLVALTSSLTTSSGQRPNSTDANPSAQKKSVKSDKDDTLFSVDYSDLLHSQQKAAKRQNSTKTGPSTDAASALDKLELQHLDGDASDSVMSSDEDHALASDSSDKSVRSEADTETDL
- a CDS encoding HAD family hydrolase is translated as MYKTILFDVDGVLLSEERYFDASALTIYELLSSSRFLGVSISYLPEYRDNFSDEQIHQIRWSVFVQDTVLNAMKSLGINANWDMVYLQFLVQFLKYAEAVSAGPEFSKFAAVESWTEKSLREFGGMLKGLDIQTDFSDFSKLFEACRTKQDLWLVLEQRYQLVFGTNPKIEAVLRSLWEVGQQTFQEWYLGKSYLPSQPGNKTGFVLNEVPVVNPKEVSKLFAECVRRGVRIGVATGRPEVETKVPFESYAWDEYFDEGCITTASDVLEAETSYPSYRPLSKPHPFCYLRSYMESPDTIAVLQEELPLEHTVGDTILIVGDSMADLLAAKSLGCDFAAVLTGLSGKAARPEFETAGATYIWSDVTDLWSLLKK